One Salvia splendens isolate huo1 chromosome 1, SspV2, whole genome shotgun sequence genomic window, TCATTAttgatgaaaattgaaaatcatTTACATAATTTACACTGAGTTGATAAGGTAATCAAATCCACAATTATGTAAAATATACTCTACTAGATTTATGTGTATACGCTTATTAAGCCCTATTTCTCCGTTGTCATGACCGTATCTTGCAattgtattatttaattaattacatttaaattataataaattttaattcaagagtattagtaatattttataattataattgaaatttAACTGTCGCATATATCGGAACTTGATTTCACTATGGGAATGTtgaattattataatttatttgttagataattataaatatttacacTTACAAGCAAGCCACCTAATATAAAATCATTCATATGATTTGTATACATCAAAACGTTGACCCTTTTTAACTATGAACTATTCAACGATTAGGTTATCCTATCATGGATATTGAATAATTTTAGGATATTAATTATCGTAAAATATGAGGAAATTTTGCATATTTAGTTTCCATATTTGTTTTTtcctaattttattatatattaatttatttaattcatcttTGGTACATTTTATCCTCTTTCCATATTCTCCAATGTATAGATCCTATGTAAAAAATGtcacaattatattgaaaagAATGACAGAATAtaagtaaaaaagaaataaaatcacTTCAATTTGCTCTCTTTATTTTCCTACACACATCGATAATCAGTCATCATCAATCTAttgcactctctctctctctctctctctctctctctcacacacacacacacacacacaccgcacacacacaccgcacacactCACGAAATCCATTGTTTTTGCGCTCCCAAACTATTTGCCCCGCCCCCCCTCCTTTTCCATCATCTCTCTCCCCAATTCTCGCTCATCTGTCTCCCCTTTGTATTGTTCGTTATCATCATTACTACCACTCTTTGGATTCGTTGATTTGCTAAAATACTCAACCTAATCAAAAGCTTACTCCGTGTTTATTTTGATCGGTTGTATTCTGGGTTTTGATCAATGATGAGTGATTTTGAGTTCGTGATTTAGGGTTCGTCTCGCCGACGATGTAGTTCGAGGAAATAAGGACTCGATCGATAACTTTTTGCTTATTTATTGATTCAATTGTGGGGAGTCCGACTTTAGGGATTTTTTTGCGTTATTTTTGGACCTTTTTTTTTTGGCTCCGATTAGTTTTTCTATCAAAATTTCCGATTAAGGCGTAGTCGACAGGAGttctttgattttattttggaaTTTGGGGTTTTTTTCTTAATCCGACCAGTTGCCATGGATAATGTTGTGGGCGGAAAATTTAAGCTTGGGAGGAAAATTGGGTGCGGTTCATTTGGTGAACTCTTTTTAGGTATACCACCATTCGTCATTTAGTTCACTCCGTTGTTTGCTCTTGTTGGATTGCTGTAATGGGCTTGAATGTTTCTTCTGATAAACAAAGATATACTAATGTATCTTTTTATATGTAGGCGTGAACATACAAAGTGGAGAAGAAGTAGCCATCAAGCTGGTATTTTTCTTTAGATTTTTCCATCATCTTGTTGAAGTTTGTGTTTAAGTGATGAAAGTAGTGAGGTTCATTTATTTGTCCGCGCAATATATTTTCGCTTACCATGTCATCTATTGAAATTTGCAACTATCAATCTCGAGCTTGGGACTGACTTATAGGGTACTTAGTCCGCTCTCATGATATTGTATTTCTCACCTTAATTGATGGAGTACTTACTAAAACTGAAACTTTGAAATACAGGTTAGAGGGTGCACTGTAAGTTTTTTCCCTTGTCTTAATGAGAATACGCATAGCACATGAACTTAAATAACCAAGTGTATGCTTGTTTGTCAAGTGCTAAAATGAAGGTAATAGTATATATATCTCACACACGGGCCTCATCAGAAATAGATATTAGATTTATGAAGATCTACATGAAGAAATTACTGATGTATCCTTGTAACTTTGACAATCTACCTAATCGTGGCAGCTTTAAACTTTAATTTCATTTCTATGCTTGAATTGTCTTGCCATTATGTTTACCTAATCGTGGCAGCTTTAAACTTTAATTTCATTTCTATGCTTGAATTGTCTTGCCATTATGTTTACTTATCTCTGATACTGTGAAGTGCAATTGTATCCTTGTGCATTTAAGtttttatctgtttatttattAATGCTAAGAAGTTGCATCTTATTTGTACAGCCGCCATTGATTTTTTTCATTGTTAGTAATATGGTTTTATTGTTGCTGCTGTTGGCAGGAGTCAGTGAAAACCAAGCACCCTCAGCTTCAGTACGAATCAAAAATTTATATGGTTCTCCAAGGAGGAAGTAAGTTGCTCTCTAATCCTAATCTCCTTAAACACACTCAAAATTTTAACACAGGCTACTGCATAGGGGCATATGTACCCTGATTAAGTGTATGCAACTGAGAAATCGGTTCTTGGACTGCTCTTCTTTTGTTTGTCAACACAGTGAAGTTAATTTGAACATGTTTTGTCTCATATGTATAGCTGGCATTCCCAACTTGAAATGGTTTGGAGTTGAGGGCGAATATAGCATTATGGTGATAGACCTTCTAGGGCCAAGCCTGGAAGATCTCTTCAACTATTGTAACCGGAAGTTTTCCTTGAAAACAGTGTTAATGCTCGCAGATCAGCTTGTAAGTGGTTGGGACTTTCAAAGCCCATTCGTCAGCTCTAATTTTTGGGGTATTCAGTTTactgaaaaaaaaactaaaatttgtttttaatttgtagATTAATAGAGTTGAGTACATGCACTCAAGAGGATTCCTTCACCGGGATATAAAGCCTGATAATTTTTTGATGGGCTTGGGTCGCAAAGCAAATCAGGTATGCCTTTCTATTATATAGACATCATACttttatttgtataaattgTATTAGTTCTGAAGCCTGAAGTAATTACCTTGGTGTTGTTAATTTTTGGAGTACTTATTTCAAAGACTGTTGTTCTGACTTGTTAACTGAACTCATCCCTCATCTCCAgggattatttaaattatatattactccAACAGTTTCTTTCTCCATTGCATCCCTTATAAGATGACCCTTCAATCTCCAGTTTATACAAGTGTTTTCACGAGCATTTACTTTTGACTTTTGAGAAAGCGATTGATTTtccatttttaaataaattggcTGAGAAGTCCCCATGACGTGATTGCAAATATTGCTGGTAGGTCAAAAAGACATTTGAGGAATAGGTTTTTGAAAAAGTATTTACCTGTAAATTCCAGAACTTTCACCATATTCTGGTATTGCATATCAGTTTTAAAATCTATCTGTAAATAACTGaactattgattttttttctaatgtGGCAACCAATCAAAATTCCGGCTCTTACATGGCACTATCGGACGTCAACCAAAACGATGTGATATTGTAGGCAAACAGTGTCGTATTATACTAACTAAGGAATTTCCTATGATTAAAAGCAGAGTTTCTATTTTCATTTCAATTGTGGGCTGAAATCTCTAACTTATATTTATCACACAAAGTGGCTTCTGCCTGATTGTTATCTCCGTGCTTGTGGCTTTACTTGTCACAATATTGGTATTTATTTTGCAGGTTTATGTCATTGACTTTGGTCTTGCCAAAAAGTATAGAGATCTTCAGACCCATAAGCACATACCCTATAGGTACCTTTACATATCTTTCCATGGTTTCAGTTTGTGCAGCATTATAGTGTGCATATGTTCTATACACTCTTATTAATTAATTGGCACCACTTACTTTGccagaattttttattttaatcacaaGAAAATGGCTGTGCTAACGTGCAATGGCTTTCTGTGAGCCCTAAAGTACTTTTTTTCCAAAGTGGAAGCATGTAGAGGAATTAGAAGACCGGTTGAACAATACTGAAgttcttttgtttttattggcAAATGGCATCTgcttattagtttttttttccctACATGGCTCAGTTTGTTGAGCCAAGAAATACTGGATTTCAAAGGATTCCAGCAACCTTGgtaaaattaaataagattATGTAGTTTGGCAAAGTTTAAGACCTGAAAGGTTGAGAAATATGAATTATTCATTTCAAATTTACACTTCCTCTCCTGATGACAGATAGATACCTACGTTGAAGCATGATAAACATCTTTGATGTctaataaaattttcttttgttatGGGTTTTATGCCTTCCTGTCCCTAATTGACCATGTCAACTTACTAAGAATCTTGATTTGATCACAAGTTAGTTTTGCCTTTTTTGGCAATCGACCATTTCTGCAATTTAATATTTGACTCGACGTTCTTACTATTCCCCCTTTAACATTTGATTCCAGGGAAAATAAGAATCTAACTGGTACAGCTCGCTATGCCAGTGTCAATACACATCTTGGGGTTGGTGAGTAATGCATTGTATTAGAATGGTTATTCCTTCTTCGAgatttgatcaaatttccataattttattttgtaaattattcATGTTTTCAGAACAAAGCCGAAGGGACGATTTGGAATCCCTGGGTTATGTCGTAATGTACTTCCTGAGAGGCAGGTTGGTGATATGTGTGTTAACACAGCTCGTGTATCTTTTgaaagaataataaataattataataaataaaaggatATTGTAATTAATATTATCAAATCTTTTTGTCATCTTGCCTTCCTTGTTTTGAATTATTATCTAACAAGTGTTTCAAGTTTTACTTCTTTTCCTTATTCTGTATATGTTCTTGGCAGTCTCCCTTGGCAGGGATTAAAAGCTGGCACCAAAAAGCAGAAATACGACAGGATCAGTGAGAAGAAAATGTTAACCCCTATAGAGGTCTATATTCACTGCGCTATTTACATTTTTATTGTTGTTGATTATGCATGTTTTGCTGCATATGCTAGTATTCTAAATTGGGTGATAGCGTGAAAAGAAATCGTAAGTACCTGttctattttttactacatGATTTCTCTTTGTAATGGTGATGGAGAATTGATGGAGGGtgtgtttttaatttatctaaTGAATTCTTTCTCCATTTCTCATGATTAAACTATTTGAATATAATTTTGCTGTCTAAAAGGTCCTAGTATACTTTCTATCTTTATTTTTACTAGAAAAAAATTACTAAGTTTTTATTTCACTTGTCATGGGTCCTCATCATGTTAATAAACATGTCAGTATGTTGGATATTCCTAAACATGCTCTGAACTGCATAATATAGTCTTTCTGTTGTGAAACCTTACTCCCATGTTTTCAGATGCTCTTGGTTTTCTTCACCACCCTGTTTCTTTTTTGTGCCGCTGCATCAGTAGGTTTTGGTTAACATTAGTATCTCATTTTTTGGAAACTACATAAAATGGACCAGGGTTGTGCATATCATGCATGGGAGAAGCAGAGCGTGTATGAGTTTTCTATTGTGCTATT contains:
- the LOC121752626 gene encoding casein kinase 1-like protein 9, with protein sequence MDNVVGGKFKLGRKIGCGSFGELFLGVNIQSGEEVAIKLESVKTKHPQLQYESKIYMVLQGGTGIPNLKWFGVEGEYSIMVIDLLGPSLEDLFNYCNRKFSLKTVLMLADQLINRVEYMHSRGFLHRDIKPDNFLMGLGRKANQVYVIDFGLAKKYRDLQTHKHIPYRENKNLTGTARYASVNTHLGVEQSRRDDLESLGYVVMYFLRGSLPWQGLKAGTKKQKYDRISEKKMLTPIEVLCKSYPSEFISYFHYCRSLRFEDKPDYSYLKRLFRDLFIREGYQFDYVFDWTMLKYPQIGSSSRTRNIPGNPVTGPSGERPGRTSGQDLREKFSGAVEAFSRRNATSTGRYGEQSRHRTSEDVPSSMNVQPDSEMGRSSRNGSSSKRAAVSSTRPSSSGEAIDGRVGKFVPSGGRISTTQRIQPGAEQKPSSAFTRTAKGTRDDPLRSFEFLSIRK